The following proteins are co-located in the Streptomyces bottropensis ATCC 25435 genome:
- a CDS encoding alpha/beta hydrolase produces the protein MRTRTRRTLVLTLSVAATATALTGVTGPASATTAPSSPALTWRPCERPDGPAGQECAHLPVPIDHRDPDGPHLTLAVSRLRAENPEARRGTLLVIPGGPGGSGVRRLTQKGEALRRELGDTYDIVGLDPRGTGGSTRASCGLSADDRHLVTMRSWPAADGGIAENVARSRRIAEACATNGGAVLRSLSTANEVRDIERLRQALGEERLSAYGVSYGTYVGAVYAQKYPERIDRLVLDSNDDPDPRRVARGWLANMARGAEDRFPDFAAFASDPAQEPTGLRLAERPGDVRPLFLSLAADLDRAPRETTTEGVPLTGNRLRQVMQNALYSDDSFDDLARLLRQVRDPKATPVLPPDVAGPLSDEEAAVIMAVICNDVRWPRSVAGHARAVADSRTRYPLTAGMPVNITACSFWKGRPTERPTRITDRGPSNILMVQNRRDPATPYSGALKLRAALGERARLVTVESGGHGSYLGTGNACGDRAVTAFLRTGQRPRRDVSCPDE, from the coding sequence ATGAGAACACGCACCCGACGAACCCTGGTCCTGACCCTCTCCGTCGCGGCGACCGCGACCGCGCTGACCGGCGTCACCGGCCCGGCGTCCGCCACCACGGCCCCCTCCTCCCCCGCCCTCACCTGGCGCCCCTGCGAACGGCCCGACGGCCCGGCCGGGCAGGAGTGCGCGCACCTGCCCGTACCGATCGACCACCGGGACCCGGACGGCCCGCACCTCACCCTCGCCGTCTCCCGGTTACGGGCCGAGAACCCCGAGGCACGGCGCGGCACCCTCCTGGTGATCCCGGGCGGGCCGGGCGGCTCGGGTGTCAGGCGGCTCACGCAGAAGGGAGAGGCGCTGCGGCGGGAACTCGGCGACACCTACGACATCGTCGGACTGGACCCGCGCGGCACGGGCGGCAGCACGCGGGCGAGCTGTGGGCTCTCCGCCGACGACCGGCATCTGGTGACCATGCGGTCCTGGCCGGCGGCCGACGGCGGCATCGCCGAGAACGTGGCCCGCTCCCGGCGTATCGCCGAGGCCTGCGCGACGAACGGCGGCGCGGTGCTGCGCAGCCTCAGTACCGCCAACGAGGTACGGGACATCGAGCGCCTCCGGCAGGCGCTGGGCGAGGAGCGGCTGTCGGCGTACGGAGTGTCGTACGGCACCTATGTGGGTGCCGTCTACGCCCAGAAGTACCCGGAGCGGATCGACCGCCTGGTGCTGGACAGCAATGACGACCCCGATCCCCGGCGGGTCGCGCGGGGGTGGCTGGCGAACATGGCGCGGGGCGCGGAGGACCGGTTCCCGGACTTCGCGGCCTTCGCCTCCGACCCGGCCCAGGAGCCGACGGGCCTGCGGCTCGCCGAACGCCCGGGGGACGTACGGCCGTTGTTCCTTTCCCTGGCGGCCGACCTGGACCGTGCGCCCAGGGAGACGACCACCGAGGGCGTCCCCCTGACCGGCAACCGGCTGCGGCAGGTGATGCAGAACGCCCTGTACTCCGACGACTCGTTCGACGACCTGGCCCGGCTCCTCCGGCAGGTGCGGGACCCGAAGGCGACGCCGGTCCTGCCGCCCGACGTGGCCGGACCGCTGAGCGACGAGGAAGCGGCGGTGATCATGGCGGTGATCTGCAACGACGTGCGCTGGCCGAGGTCGGTGGCCGGGCACGCGCGGGCGGTGGCCGACAGCCGCACGCGGTATCCGCTCACGGCCGGGATGCCGGTGAACATCACGGCGTGTTCCTTCTGGAAGGGCCGCCCGACGGAGCGGCCGACCCGGATCACCGACCGAGGACCGTCCAACATCCTGATGGTCCAGAACCGGCGGGACCCGGCCACCCCCTACTCCGGCGCCCTGAAGCTGCGGGCCGCGCTGGGCGAGCGGGCCCGGCTCGTCACGGTGGAGAGCGGCGGGCACGGCTCGTATCTGGGAACGGGCAACGCGTGCGGCGACCGCGCGGTGACCGCCTTCCTCCGCACGGGACAGCGGCCCCGGCGGGATGTCTCCTGTCCGGACGAGTGA